From the genome of Nakamurella flavida, one region includes:
- the priA gene encoding bifunctional 1-(5-phosphoribosyl)-5-((5-phosphoribosylamino)methylideneamino)imidazole-4-carboxamide isomerase/phosphoribosylanthranilate isomerase PriA: protein MTDSRLELLPAVDVADGQAVRLVQGRAGTETTYGSPLDAALAWQRDGAEWIHLVDLDAAFGRGSNAELLAEVVRTLDVRVELSGGIRDDASLEAALATGCTRVNIGTAALEQPEWCARIIEKYGDKVAVGLDVRGSTLAARGWTQDGGDLWDVLGRLDEQGCSRYVVTDVTKDGTLRGPNLELLAQVCAVTTAPVVASGGVSSLDDLVALAGLTDAGVEGAIVGKALYAGAFTLPEALRAVADVG from the coding sequence GTGACCGACTCCAGACTGGAACTCCTGCCCGCCGTCGACGTCGCGGACGGCCAAGCCGTCCGGCTGGTGCAGGGCCGGGCCGGCACCGAGACCACCTACGGCTCTCCGCTGGACGCCGCGTTGGCCTGGCAGCGGGACGGCGCCGAGTGGATCCACCTGGTCGACCTGGACGCGGCCTTCGGACGTGGGTCCAACGCCGAGCTGCTCGCCGAGGTCGTCCGCACCCTGGACGTCCGGGTGGAGCTGTCCGGCGGCATCCGTGACGACGCCTCCCTGGAGGCCGCGCTGGCCACCGGGTGCACGCGGGTGAACATCGGCACCGCGGCCCTCGAGCAGCCGGAGTGGTGTGCACGGATCATCGAGAAGTACGGCGACAAGGTCGCTGTCGGGTTGGACGTGCGCGGCAGCACGCTCGCCGCCCGGGGCTGGACGCAGGACGGCGGCGACCTCTGGGATGTCCTCGGCCGGCTCGACGAGCAGGGTTGCTCCCGGTACGTCGTCACCGACGTCACCAAGGACGGCACCCTGCGCGGCCCGAACCTCGAGCTGCTCGCCCAGGTGTGCGCGGTGACGACGGCCCCGGTGGTCGCCTCCGGTGGGGTGTCCAGCCTGGACGATCTCGTCGCACTGGCCGGGCTCACCGATGCCGGCGTCGAGGGCGCCATCGTCGGCAAGGCGCTCTACGCCGGGGCGTTCACCCTGCCCGAGGCACTGCGCGCGGTCGCCGACGTCGGCTGA
- a CDS encoding mycothiol transferase, with translation MTTTAELLTDAFGRVHSTVHAVLSGVEPEVLTYRPDPAANTVGWLVWHLTRVQDDHIAGVAGHEQVWTADGWATRFALPFDDDAIGYGQDADEVAAVRPSADLLLGYLDAVHERTTAYLATLTDADLDRVVDEAWDPPVTLAVRLVSVLNDDLQHAGQAAYVRGVADRVG, from the coding sequence GTGACCACCACCGCAGAGCTGCTGACCGACGCCTTCGGGCGCGTCCACTCCACCGTGCACGCCGTGCTGAGCGGCGTCGAGCCCGAGGTGCTGACCTACCGGCCGGACCCGGCGGCCAACACCGTCGGCTGGCTGGTCTGGCATCTCACCCGGGTGCAGGACGACCACATCGCCGGGGTGGCCGGCCACGAGCAGGTGTGGACCGCGGACGGGTGGGCGACCCGGTTCGCGTTGCCGTTCGACGACGACGCCATCGGTTACGGCCAGGACGCCGACGAGGTGGCTGCCGTCCGACCGTCGGCGGACCTGCTGCTGGGCTACCTCGACGCCGTCCACGAGCGCACCACCGCCTACCTGGCCACGCTGACCGACGCCGACCTCGACCGCGTCGTCGACGAGGCCTGGGACCCGCCGGTGACCCTGGCCGTCCGGCTGGTCAGCGTGCTGAACGACGATCTGCAGCACGCAGGCCAGGCCGCGTACGTCCGGGGTGTCGCCGACCGGGTGGGCTGA
- a CDS encoding DNA-3-methyladenine glycosylase family protein has translation MRARGPFSLGAAARFSEEFPAGQGGGDEPRLDLAFPADRGGSAVGVRVTQDGADVIARVVADPGGVSPADVRGQVERILALDVDGTGFLAVGEHDPVVGELQRRRPGLRPVQFHSPYEAAAWAIIGQRIRMTQAAVIRTRIAERLGETMDFGDRTLPAFPAPGRLAELGEFPGLTGRKIDQLRALGRAADEGLLDAAELRALPVEEALTHLRALPGVGPFSAELVLLRGAGHPDVFPAHEKRLHRAMAALYDLGEDPSLDALRAVADGWRPYRTWTALLLRVWLEDQTHEIATGRRVMDLPDRVDPDR, from the coding sequence ATGCGGGCCCGCGGGCCGTTCTCGCTGGGCGCCGCCGCACGCTTCTCCGAGGAGTTCCCGGCCGGCCAGGGCGGTGGTGACGAGCCGCGCCTGGATCTCGCCTTCCCGGCGGACCGCGGCGGGTCGGCCGTGGGGGTGCGGGTCACCCAGGACGGCGCTGACGTCATCGCCCGGGTGGTCGCCGACCCGGGCGGGGTGTCGCCGGCGGACGTCCGCGGGCAGGTCGAACGGATCCTCGCCCTGGACGTCGACGGCACCGGTTTCCTCGCCGTCGGTGAGCACGACCCCGTGGTGGGGGAGCTGCAGCGACGTCGCCCGGGTCTCCGGCCGGTGCAGTTCCACAGTCCGTACGAGGCCGCGGCATGGGCGATCATCGGGCAGCGCATCCGGATGACCCAGGCCGCGGTGATCCGGACCAGGATCGCCGAACGACTCGGCGAGACGATGGACTTCGGCGACCGGACGCTGCCGGCCTTCCCGGCGCCCGGCCGGCTCGCGGAGCTGGGGGAGTTCCCCGGACTGACCGGCCGCAAGATCGACCAGCTCCGGGCCCTGGGTCGGGCCGCCGACGAGGGTCTGCTGGATGCCGCGGAACTCCGCGCCCTGCCGGTGGAGGAAGCCCTGACGCATCTGCGGGCTCTGCCGGGCGTCGGCCCGTTCTCCGCCGAACTCGTCCTGCTCCGCGGCGCCGGGCACCCCGATGTCTTCCCGGCCCACGAGAAGCGCCTGCACCGCGCCATGGCCGCGCTCTACGACCTGGGTGAGGACCCGAGCCTGGACGCGCTGCGTGCCGTCGCGGACGGTTGGCGGCCGTACCGCACCTGGACGGCGCTGCTGCTGCGCGTGTGGTTGGAGGACCAGACCCACGAGATCGCGACCGGGCGGCGGGTGATGGACCTGCCGGACCGGGTCGACCCCGACCGCTGA
- a CDS encoding MarR family winged helix-turn-helix transcriptional regulator produces MMQEQLGPVEDAVGYVLKESAVALRNAMDAALRPLQLSTPQYSCLELLGQRPAQSNAELARGTFVTRQSMNVVLQGLERDGLVTRPATAARGRELPAALTDAGRDRLCEASSAVREVQERMCAGLTAERQRILLEVLRMFRDNLAEPA; encoded by the coding sequence ATGATGCAAGAGCAGCTCGGCCCGGTGGAGGACGCGGTGGGGTACGTCCTCAAGGAGTCCGCGGTGGCCCTGCGGAACGCGATGGACGCCGCGCTCCGGCCGCTGCAGCTGAGCACCCCCCAGTACTCCTGCCTGGAGCTGCTCGGGCAACGGCCGGCCCAGTCCAACGCCGAGCTGGCCCGGGGCACGTTCGTCACCCGGCAGTCGATGAACGTGGTGTTGCAGGGACTGGAACGCGACGGCCTGGTCACCCGTCCCGCCACCGCCGCCCGCGGCCGCGAACTGCCGGCCGCACTCACCGATGCGGGGCGGGACCGACTGTGCGAAGCCAGTTCTGCGGTCCGCGAGGTCCAGGAGCGGATGTGCGCGGGGCTCACCGCGGAGCGGCAGCGCATCCTGCTCGAAGTTCTCCGGATGTTCCGCGACAACCTGGCCGAGCCGGCCTGA
- a CDS encoding class I SAM-dependent methyltransferase, whose translation MSYDFSLDDVAFLTGPAGERAMVGARDLPLTDATLIADLSRLRRDVGERAAPVAETIRLRRRAQLKLGDLAADWLFTDEALQQASPLPVARHRADRLAGVPVHDVTCSIGTELITLAATSPVVVGSDVDPVRLAMARHNLDRTSGAEGVLLVRADARTRTTRGLLPYADPGRRGGGRRITTVDTLPPVADLEAAWTGRPPVLRLPPGVDYDALDRPGEVEVVSLDGAVREAVLWPVELATVRRRASVLTSDGPGWQIDTDEPDDVPVGPPGRWIVDPDGAVVRAHLVRHYAFRHGLWQLDSHLAYLTGNTPPPGTRAFEVLDTAPFTERTVAGWCRRDGVGTLEIKQRGTAVVPDALRVRLRPALKGPTTTAATLVVARVGRSTQAYWCRAHAA comes from the coding sequence ATGTCGTACGACTTCTCGCTCGACGACGTCGCCTTCCTGACCGGTCCGGCCGGCGAGCGTGCGATGGTCGGGGCACGGGATCTGCCGCTGACCGACGCGACCCTGATCGCCGATCTGTCCCGGCTCCGGCGTGATGTCGGCGAGCGTGCGGCGCCGGTGGCCGAGACGATCCGCCTGCGCCGGAGGGCGCAGCTCAAGCTCGGTGACCTCGCGGCCGACTGGCTGTTCACCGACGAGGCCCTGCAGCAGGCCAGCCCGCTCCCGGTGGCCCGGCACCGCGCCGACCGTCTCGCCGGCGTGCCCGTCCACGACGTGACCTGCTCGATCGGCACGGAACTCATCACCCTCGCCGCCACGAGTCCGGTGGTGGTCGGATCCGACGTGGACCCCGTCCGTCTGGCCATGGCCCGGCACAACCTCGACCGCACCTCGGGGGCCGAGGGTGTCCTGCTGGTGCGTGCGGACGCCCGCACCCGCACCACCCGCGGTCTGCTGCCGTACGCCGACCCGGGCCGGCGCGGCGGCGGCCGCCGCATCACCACCGTCGACACCCTTCCGCCGGTGGCGGATCTGGAGGCGGCCTGGACGGGTCGGCCGCCGGTGCTGCGGCTCCCGCCGGGGGTCGACTACGACGCGCTGGACCGCCCCGGCGAGGTCGAGGTGGTCTCGCTCGACGGGGCGGTGCGCGAGGCGGTGCTGTGGCCGGTCGAACTGGCCACCGTCCGCCGGCGGGCCAGCGTGCTCACCAGCGACGGCCCCGGCTGGCAGATCGACACCGACGAGCCGGACGACGTCCCGGTGGGCCCGCCGGGACGCTGGATCGTCGACCCCGACGGCGCCGTCGTGCGGGCACACCTGGTGCGGCACTACGCCTTCCGTCACGGACTGTGGCAGCTCGACTCGCATCTGGCCTATCTCACGGGGAACACCCCGCCGCCGGGCACCCGCGCGTTCGAGGTGCTGGACACCGCTCCGTTCACCGAACGCACGGTGGCCGGTTGGTGCCGACGGGACGGCGTCGGCACCCTGGAGATCAAGCAGCGCGGCACCGCGGTCGTCCCCGACGCGCTGCGCGTCCGGCTCCGGCCCGCGCTGAAGGGGCCGACGACGACCGCCGCCACCCTCGTCGTCGCCCGGGTCGGCCGCAGCACCCAGGCCTACTGGTGCCGGGCCCACGCCGCCTGA